A genome region from Natronosalvus rutilus includes the following:
- a CDS encoding phospholipase D-like domain-containing protein, with amino-acid sequence MFPHPKYAVVDETVLVSTENWSPSGLGGASSRGWGVVVENRAFARDLEAVFRADADGWDVTSWADHHETATFVEPDPATVTYPTVYEPEPVALEGAELLLAPDNAEGRLLELLEGAEESIDVTQASIGDDASALEATIEAAERGVEVRVLLDASWYNEADNRQVIERLETAAARDDLPLEARLVEPGERFEKIHAKGVIVDGDTVVLGSLNWNWNSLRNNREVVLALHGESVASYYTAVFEADWEETTPLPVPLELLGAVGVGVIAAGVLGWHRLAFDGRGGESQRKQEESVDDERIYF; translated from the coding sequence ATGTTTCCCCATCCCAAGTACGCCGTCGTCGACGAAACGGTCCTCGTCAGCACCGAGAACTGGTCGCCGTCGGGACTCGGCGGCGCCTCGAGTCGCGGCTGGGGTGTCGTCGTCGAGAACCGTGCGTTCGCCCGCGACCTCGAGGCCGTCTTCCGAGCCGACGCGGACGGCTGGGACGTCACTTCCTGGGCTGACCACCACGAGACGGCGACGTTCGTCGAGCCCGATCCAGCTACTGTGACCTACCCGACCGTCTACGAACCGGAACCCGTAGCCCTCGAGGGAGCCGAACTCTTGCTCGCGCCGGACAACGCCGAGGGTCGGCTCCTCGAGTTGCTCGAGGGGGCCGAAGAGTCGATCGACGTCACCCAGGCCAGCATCGGCGACGACGCATCGGCCCTCGAGGCGACGATCGAGGCGGCCGAACGCGGCGTCGAAGTGCGCGTCCTCCTCGATGCCAGCTGGTACAACGAGGCGGACAATCGCCAGGTAATCGAGCGACTCGAGACGGCCGCGGCGAGGGATGACCTGCCACTCGAGGCTCGACTCGTCGAACCTGGCGAGCGATTCGAGAAGATTCACGCGAAGGGAGTGATCGTCGACGGCGACACGGTCGTTCTCGGGAGTTTGAACTGGAACTGGAACTCGCTCCGGAACAATCGCGAAGTCGTCCTGGCCCTCCACGGCGAGTCGGTCGCGTCGTACTACACGGCCGTCTTCGAGGCCGACTGGGAGGAGACGACGCCGCTTCCCGTCCCGCTCGAGTTACTCGGTGCGGTCGGCGTCGGTGTGATCGCCGCGGGCGTACTGGGCTGGCATCGGCTCGCGTTCGATGGTCGGGGTGGAGAGAGCCAGCGGAAACAAGAGGAATCGGTCGACGACGAGCGGATCTACTTCTGA
- a CDS encoding type I restriction endonuclease subunit R — protein sequence MTIIPSESGVELSLLSWLDTIGWETHGQGGRRGANILDDAFDRRRNEVVYWDLLTEQVIVLNDEVTEDNVEKFISSLKRDLDVENLMNGNRTFHELLTKGKTFSVQRDDGSTETIYVDLIDHENPGNNRFHAVNQFSVSREKTIRPDVNLFVNGIPIVTMELKSRAQDNDWHDAVSDLLDYEDNVLRLFVPGLFNIAADTMELRYGAVGASKEFYEPWNDAPPEYEDDNEMMQAIMALCNPYTILDLLKNFVFYERRAGGDVKIVPRYMQYYAVNAILHRVHEDVHKRGLIWHTQGSGKSFTMLYAAQNLLSRDVARNPQVFIIVDTDKLNSQMRDQLANLSLEHWTEAKSIKHLQKLIEDGQSELVLTTIQKFEDVDPDVQGNDEVIVMSDEAHRFMEADLGSRLDAALPDCYHFGFTGTPVREGERYEDRNTFREFSPEGEDYLHRYSVKQGIDDGLILPVYFTLRHEMKWEIDEAGLDEEFEHEFRGLSTNEKRDLIRENVNATTLAEIEPRVDRVVEEIDQHYDEHVAPNGWKGMVVTPSRRSAAMYGERLIDHRGKDDVEVLYTATKDDPDLIQQFHTDPEERDSIIKAFKQTDEEAEEETPKLLVVHNMLLTGFDAPILKTMYLDRNLKNHNLMQAIARTNRPAEGKENGEIVDFQGVFENIDEALDYDAETKAYAARDKDDLYDDLVDQLETVLDIFDGIPKNDTQEASYEAVERVSTHPERRRFKQGFRRLQNLYESVAPDKRLINEGIERDYKWLSRIHVAFKRTTAGDNSPEEDMREKTREIISENVEITDIKRDFPTYKLGEEYLEDVEGLDNPGVKASQIAHATRDHLHPRENQNPRYKRLSERVTDIVERWQRDEISDPEAVEALKSVEEGILGVEEEAEEQGMDNAEFAIYTHLTEETPDAVDSEEEAEVVAEEIVFQFRERVDRGYNGWKTNQQTIAEIERILLDVLVVEYDLGYLIRDDDEFIDAIRDYLIQNHG from the coding sequence ATGACGATAATCCCATCCGAAAGCGGTGTTGAACTCTCGCTTCTATCGTGGCTTGACACTATTGGATGGGAAACCCACGGACAGGGTGGGAGACGAGGGGCAAACATCCTTGATGACGCTTTTGACCGGCGACGCAACGAAGTAGTCTATTGGGACCTTCTGACAGAACAGGTCATCGTACTCAATGATGAGGTGACCGAGGACAACGTCGAAAAGTTCATTTCATCATTGAAGCGCGACCTCGATGTCGAGAACTTAATGAACGGGAACCGCACGTTCCACGAACTACTCACCAAAGGCAAGACCTTCTCTGTACAGCGCGACGATGGTTCGACCGAAACAATTTACGTTGACCTGATTGACCACGAAAACCCCGGGAACAACCGGTTCCACGCCGTCAATCAGTTCTCTGTCTCTCGAGAGAAGACCATCCGTCCGGACGTGAACCTTTTCGTCAACGGGATTCCGATAGTGACGATGGAACTGAAGAGTCGGGCACAGGACAACGATTGGCATGATGCTGTCAGCGACCTGCTGGACTACGAAGACAATGTCCTACGGCTGTTCGTCCCCGGACTGTTCAACATTGCCGCCGACACAATGGAACTCCGCTACGGGGCAGTAGGTGCATCGAAGGAGTTCTACGAACCTTGGAACGACGCGCCTCCAGAATACGAGGACGACAATGAGATGATGCAGGCAATCATGGCACTGTGCAATCCCTACACCATACTTGACCTGCTGAAAAACTTCGTGTTCTACGAACGGCGTGCCGGCGGAGACGTGAAAATCGTTCCGCGCTACATGCAGTACTACGCTGTCAATGCGATTCTCCACCGCGTCCATGAGGACGTCCACAAGCGGGGTCTCATCTGGCACACTCAAGGGTCAGGCAAGTCCTTCACAATGCTATACGCGGCCCAGAATCTCCTCTCACGGGACGTAGCCCGCAACCCACAGGTGTTCATCATCGTGGACACGGACAAGCTGAACAGCCAAATGCGGGACCAGCTGGCCAACCTCTCGCTAGAACACTGGACTGAAGCCAAAAGTATCAAACATCTTCAGAAACTTATTGAGGACGGCCAAAGTGAACTCGTTCTCACGACCATCCAGAAGTTCGAGGACGTAGACCCGGACGTACAGGGGAATGACGAGGTTATCGTTATGTCCGATGAAGCCCACCGATTCATGGAAGCCGACCTCGGCAGTCGTCTTGATGCTGCGCTTCCCGACTGCTATCATTTCGGCTTCACCGGAACTCCGGTCAGAGAGGGCGAACGCTATGAGGACCGAAACACCTTCCGCGAATTTTCACCCGAAGGTGAGGACTATCTTCACCGGTACTCAGTCAAACAGGGCATCGATGACGGGCTGATTCTTCCAGTCTACTTCACGCTTCGTCACGAGATGAAGTGGGAGATTGACGAGGCTGGCCTTGACGAAGAGTTCGAACACGAGTTCCGCGGGCTAAGTACGAACGAGAAACGTGACCTCATCCGTGAAAACGTCAACGCGACTACCCTTGCAGAAATCGAACCTCGAGTAGACCGGGTTGTCGAAGAGATTGACCAACATTACGATGAACACGTTGCACCGAACGGCTGGAAGGGAATGGTCGTCACGCCAAGTCGGCGGTCGGCAGCAATGTACGGTGAACGGTTAATCGACCATCGAGGTAAGGACGACGTCGAAGTACTCTATACGGCGACCAAGGATGACCCTGACCTGATTCAGCAATTCCACACAGACCCCGAGGAACGCGACAGCATCATCAAGGCGTTCAAGCAAACTGACGAGGAAGCCGAGGAGGAGACCCCGAAACTGCTGGTCGTCCACAACATGCTACTGACGGGCTTTGACGCCCCGATTCTGAAGACGATGTATCTTGACCGCAATCTGAAAAACCACAACCTCATGCAGGCTATCGCCCGGACAAATCGACCTGCCGAAGGGAAGGAGAACGGCGAGATTGTAGACTTTCAAGGGGTATTCGAGAACATTGACGAGGCACTGGACTACGACGCCGAGACGAAAGCCTATGCTGCCCGCGATAAAGATGACCTCTACGACGACCTCGTTGACCAGTTAGAGACGGTATTGGACATCTTCGATGGGATACCGAAAAACGATACCCAAGAGGCGTCCTATGAAGCCGTCGAACGCGTTAGTACTCATCCTGAACGTCGGAGATTCAAACAGGGGTTCCGGCGGCTTCAGAACCTCTATGAGTCCGTTGCACCGGACAAGCGACTCATCAACGAAGGGATTGAACGTGACTACAAGTGGCTGAGTCGGATTCACGTCGCGTTCAAGCGGACCACTGCCGGTGACAATAGCCCCGAGGAGGACATGCGCGAGAAGACCCGCGAGATAATCAGCGAGAACGTCGAAATCACCGACATCAAGCGTGACTTCCCGACATACAAACTCGGAGAAGAGTACCTCGAAGACGTCGAGGGGCTGGATAATCCGGGTGTGAAAGCGTCACAGATTGCCCACGCTACTCGCGACCATCTTCATCCCCGAGAGAACCAGAACCCACGCTACAAACGCCTCAGTGAACGCGTCACTGACATAGTCGAACGCTGGCAGCGAGATGAGATAAGCGACCCCGAGGCTGTTGAAGCCCTGAAATCGGTCGAAGAGGGAATATTGGGTGTTGAAGAGGAAGCTGAAGAACAAGGGATGGACAATGCTGAGTTCGCTATCTATACTCATCTCACCGAAGAGACACCGGACGCAGTTGATTCCGAGGAAGAAGCCGAAGTGGTAGCAGAAGAAATCGTTTTCCAGTTCCGAGAACGTGTTGACCGTGGGTACAACGGGTGGAAGACGAACCAGCAAACCATCGCTGAAATCGAACGTATCCTTCTAGACGTGCTGGTTGTGGAATACGACCTTGGTTACCTAATCCGAGACGACGACGAATTCATAGACGCGATTCGAGACTACCTGATTCAGAACCATGGCTAA
- a CDS encoding M48 family metallopeptidase, giving the protein MAKTQHREINLLGNVIEYEVRRSPDATEPRIDVDIHGVTVVVPESNGVQPAELLRDNAAWVVDKQRTYDTYREQVPDRTFDAGERFPYLGDDRKLVIEPRSKHVVTDDSIRLRQSAIEQSSVKQVLENFYRSRARDYFTDRVDHYADRMGVEYEKLELRNQRTRWGSCSTSGTISLNWRLIMAPPEVVNYLVVHELAHLTEQHHGREFWQLVGEYIPNYKTKAEWLEENSVRLVFSEEDL; this is encoded by the coding sequence ATGGCTAAGACCCAACACCGGGAAATCAACCTGTTGGGAAACGTTATTGAGTACGAAGTACGCCGTAGTCCTGACGCCACTGAACCCCGAATTGACGTGGATATACATGGGGTCACAGTCGTGGTTCCGGAGTCTAACGGAGTGCAGCCAGCAGAGTTGCTTAGGGATAATGCAGCATGGGTTGTGGACAAGCAACGAACCTACGACACTTACCGTGAACAAGTCCCCGACCGAACTTTTGATGCCGGCGAACGATTTCCCTATCTCGGTGACGACCGAAAACTCGTCATTGAACCACGTTCAAAACATGTGGTGACCGACGATTCGATTCGTCTACGTCAGAGTGCTATTGAACAGTCGTCAGTCAAGCAGGTACTAGAGAACTTCTATCGAAGTCGGGCACGAGACTACTTTACCGACCGGGTTGACCACTACGCAGACCGTATGGGCGTAGAATACGAGAAACTCGAACTTCGTAATCAACGAACGCGCTGGGGCAGCTGTTCAACAAGTGGAACGATTAGTTTGAATTGGCGGTTAATCATGGCCCCACCCGAGGTCGTCAATTACCTTGTCGTCCATGAACTTGCGCACTTGACCGAACAACATCATGGCCGAGAGTTTTGGCAACTCGTCGGGGAATACATCCCTAACTACAAAACGAAGGCAGAGTGGCTTGAGGAGAACAGTGTAAGGCTGGTTTTCAGTGAAGAGGACCTATAA
- a CDS encoding restriction endonuclease subunit S, whose protein sequence is MSDDQLTLEAVADDDSEGVSATANVPQAAHIEHVAFGDLPEDWTWEKSEDHLEYIRSGISKSQNKDGDGIPVSRIETIADGVVNHEKVGYIENNQTYNKDQLKPGDLLFSNINSREQIGKTAIYRGEKLLYHGMNLLRIRYTSEAFNPFFAYYVYDSPMAQDVFFRMSKAAVGQSSINQSQMERFFLPQPPLKEQREIAAVLYTVDQVIQKTEEIISGYRRVKKGLGQNLLQRGVCEHELVETDSIFGKLPKDWSLERLVDITEIVGRTEPPTGVDKYWGGDIPWATPEDIRSLDGPTIAETEQTVTQAALEEVSSNLVPPESVLLTTRATVGLCAVNEVEVTTSRAFKDLIPGERLDTWYLYYRISTMEDYLNRLGWGSTFTEVIKPVLENVTIPVPPLEEQKEIGEHLRSIDYCITENIKVQNQYRNLKEGLMQDLLAGKVRTTDTNIEVAGEIA, encoded by the coding sequence ATGAGTGATGACCAGCTAACGTTAGAAGCGGTGGCAGATGATGACAGTGAGGGTGTATCGGCTACTGCCAACGTACCGCAAGCTGCGCATATAGAACACGTTGCATTCGGCGATTTACCCGAAGACTGGACTTGGGAAAAATCAGAAGACCATCTCGAATATATTCGTTCTGGCATATCTAAGTCACAAAATAAGGATGGCGATGGTATTCCAGTCTCACGTATTGAAACGATTGCTGATGGGGTGGTAAACCACGAAAAGGTAGGGTATATTGAGAATAACCAAACCTATAACAAGGACCAATTAAAGCCGGGTGATTTACTTTTCAGTAATATCAATAGTAGGGAACAAATCGGAAAAACCGCGATATATCGGGGTGAAAAACTGCTGTACCATGGTATGAATCTCCTGCGTATTCGATACACCTCGGAAGCGTTCAACCCCTTCTTTGCCTACTATGTCTATGATTCTCCGATGGCCCAAGATGTTTTCTTCCGAATGTCGAAGGCAGCTGTGGGTCAATCCAGTATCAACCAATCTCAAATGGAACGGTTTTTCTTGCCACAGCCGCCTCTTAAAGAACAGCGCGAAATTGCCGCTGTACTCTACACCGTAGACCAAGTAATTCAGAAGACCGAGGAAATCATATCGGGGTATAGGCGAGTAAAAAAAGGATTGGGTCAGAATCTGCTACAGCGCGGGGTATGTGAACATGAATTGGTAGAGACCGATTCCATATTCGGAAAGCTTCCAAAAGATTGGTCACTTGAAAGATTGGTCGATATCACGGAGATTGTTGGCCGTACAGAACCCCCAACTGGTGTAGATAAGTATTGGGGAGGTGACATCCCATGGGCAACTCCCGAAGATATTCGTTCATTGGATGGTCCAACGATTGCTGAGACTGAACAAACAGTAACTCAGGCCGCTTTGGAAGAAGTCTCGTCAAATCTTGTCCCACCTGAAAGTGTCCTTCTGACTACTAGAGCGACTGTTGGATTGTGTGCGGTGAATGAGGTAGAGGTAACAACCAGTAGGGCCTTCAAAGACTTGATTCCTGGAGAAAGACTAGACACCTGGTACCTATATTATCGTATTTCCACAATGGAAGACTATCTTAACCGTCTCGGGTGGGGGAGTACCTTTACTGAAGTGATTAAACCAGTGCTAGAAAATGTTACTATTCCTGTTCCCCCCTTAGAAGAACAGAAAGAAATTGGTGAACACCTTCGTTCTATTGACTATTGTATAACGGAGAACATCAAAGTTCAGAATCAATATAGAAATCTCAAAGAAGGACTAATGCAAGACCTCCTCGCGGGGAAAGTCAGAACAACCGACACTAACATAGAGGTGGCCGGCGAAATTGCATAG
- a CDS encoding tyrosine-type recombinase/integrase: protein MHETISSFLETKKSGNDNTYANTKTAVGHFTRWLGETDPREIDALDIEEFCRWLKNKNGLAEITCIRYVRSISSYYEYIQKRQNGPRKRGEIDRRKIVYDNPVHEADIAGQFDASRDTKRSKELRKDYFALSLGEMKLMVENVPDPVFRNQLLFKVMGQTGCRPGEITDIRLQDVTQPELWDNNRIRIRASKTQNNRTVRYSDSLKFYLTQWIEQGERDRFYKAGESDYLFPTHKSDSISSRRIQEITRQTAENAGIQERIYTDSKGHPRYKVTAYAFRHGFAENMVLQGCDLARLKKLMGHTDISMTQKYLDPNDEALDETIPFIPEV, encoded by the coding sequence ATGCACGAGACCATTTCTTCGTTCCTTGAGACCAAGAAATCTGGTAATGATAACACGTATGCAAACACCAAAACCGCTGTTGGACATTTCACTCGATGGCTTGGTGAAACCGACCCCCGTGAAATTGATGCATTGGATATCGAAGAGTTCTGCCGGTGGCTTAAGAATAAAAATGGGCTAGCAGAAATCACTTGTATTAGATATGTGCGTTCTATTTCTAGCTATTACGAATACATTCAGAAGCGTCAAAATGGGCCGAGGAAGAGGGGTGAAATAGATAGAAGAAAAATTGTGTACGATAATCCTGTACACGAAGCTGATATCGCCGGTCAGTTCGATGCCTCAAGAGATACAAAGCGGTCAAAGGAACTAAGAAAGGACTACTTTGCGCTGTCACTTGGTGAAATGAAATTAATGGTTGAGAATGTTCCTGACCCAGTATTTCGAAATCAACTGTTATTCAAAGTCATGGGACAAACCGGTTGTAGACCCGGTGAAATCACCGATATAAGACTCCAAGACGTAACCCAACCCGAACTATGGGATAATAATAGAATTCGTATACGGGCTTCAAAGACTCAAAATAACCGAACAGTTAGATACAGTGACTCTTTAAAGTTTTATTTAACTCAATGGATTGAACAGGGGGAAAGAGATAGATTCTATAAAGCCGGTGAAAGTGATTATTTGTTCCCAACTCATAAATCCGATTCAATTAGTTCTCGGCGTATACAAGAAATCACACGCCAAACAGCTGAAAATGCAGGAATCCAGGAAAGGATATACACAGATTCTAAAGGTCATCCTCGATACAAAGTAACCGCTTATGCTTTCCGTCATGGCTTCGCTGAAAACATGGTTCTGCAAGGATGTGACTTGGCCAGACTGAAGAAACTGATGGGGCATACAGACATATCAATGACTCAGAAGTATCTCGACCCCAATGATGAAGCCCTGGATGAAACAATCCCATTTATTCCCGAGGTTTGA